One Natrinema halophilum genomic window carries:
- a CDS encoding GIY-YIG nuclease family protein, translated as MTDHVVYVLECADGSLYTGYTTDLERRVAEHDAGEGAKYTRGRTPVRLRYHERFESKSAAMSREYEIKQLSRAQKEQLIDLE; from the coding sequence ATGACCGATCACGTCGTTTACGTCCTCGAGTGTGCCGACGGATCGCTGTACACCGGCTATACGACCGACCTGGAGCGACGGGTGGCCGAACACGACGCAGGCGAGGGTGCCAAGTATACACGCGGACGGACGCCAGTTCGTCTTCGATACCACGAACGATTCGAGTCGAAATCGGCGGCGATGTCGCGCGAGTACGAAATCAAACAACTGAGTCGCGCACAGAAAGAACAGCTCATTGACCTCGAGTGA
- a CDS encoding AI-2E family transporter, which produces MPRAREARSVTGTGDRTASARHRYVLAGVVAALGVVTAGILLKVLGTILLALTVAYVLVPVHGWLVRRGLSEWASAIVATLIGFLSAIAVFSPVVVALYFRIEQVLAVVEGLPQELTITALGAAYTVEAGQVQALAVDTISSGATSFALALPVLAIKFALFVVLLFGLLLKGDEAGRAAVAPIPYGYRYIVYALATRARETLYAIYVLQVATSIATMAVAYPLFWGLGYDAPLTLSILAAVLQFVPIVGPSLLIAPIALYHVVVGDLVAAVLIGVSGLVLVGWLPDVAVRPRLARRSAGLSGSLYFVGFTGGLFTLGAIGVIVGPLIVAVFVEAVDLLADEVNSDASFSEIIEKDLETTPDDAEETQVAFEESDTRTADD; this is translated from the coding sequence ATGCCGCGCGCACGTGAGGCACGTTCTGTGACAGGGACCGGGGATCGGACCGCGAGCGCGCGTCACCGATACGTTCTCGCAGGGGTCGTCGCGGCTCTCGGAGTCGTGACCGCCGGTATCCTGCTCAAGGTACTCGGGACGATCCTTCTTGCGCTCACGGTGGCGTACGTTCTCGTCCCGGTCCACGGCTGGCTCGTCAGGCGCGGCCTCTCGGAGTGGGCGAGCGCCATCGTCGCGACCTTGATCGGCTTTCTGAGCGCGATCGCCGTCTTCTCGCCGGTGGTCGTCGCGCTCTACTTCCGGATCGAGCAGGTGCTGGCGGTCGTCGAGGGACTCCCGCAGGAGCTTACGATCACGGCCCTCGGCGCGGCGTACACGGTCGAGGCTGGCCAGGTACAGGCACTCGCTGTCGACACGATCAGCAGTGGGGCAACGTCGTTTGCGCTGGCGTTACCGGTGCTCGCGATCAAGTTCGCGCTGTTCGTCGTTCTGTTGTTCGGGCTCTTGCTCAAGGGCGACGAGGCGGGCCGGGCCGCCGTCGCACCGATTCCCTACGGCTATCGATACATCGTGTATGCGCTCGCTACGCGGGCACGGGAGACACTGTATGCGATCTACGTGCTGCAGGTTGCGACGTCGATCGCGACGATGGCGGTCGCCTACCCCCTATTCTGGGGCCTCGGATACGACGCCCCATTGACCCTCTCGATTCTCGCTGCAGTCCTCCAGTTCGTTCCGATCGTCGGGCCGAGCTTGCTCATCGCTCCGATTGCGCTCTATCACGTCGTCGTGGGTGATCTCGTCGCGGCGGTCCTGATCGGCGTGTCGGGACTCGTCCTCGTGGGCTGGCTCCCGGACGTCGCCGTTCGGCCGCGATTGGCCCGGCGCTCTGCGGGGCTCTCGGGCAGCCTCTACTTCGTCGGCTTCACCGGCGGACTCTTCACCCTCGGCGCAATCGGCGTCATCGTCGGCCCGCTGATCGTCGCGGTCTTCGTCGAAGCGGTCGACCTGCTCGCCGACGAGGTAAACAGCGACGCCTCGTTCAGCGAGATTATCGAGAAGGATCTCGAGACGACGCCCGACGACGCCGAAGAGACGCAGGTGGCCTTCGAGGAGTCGGACACGCGGACCGCAGACGACTAG
- a CDS encoding ABC transporter ATP-binding protein, which produces MDAIDINGVTKRYGSETALDGLDLTVERGEIYGFLGPNGAGKSTTINLILDFIRPTDGEVRVFDLDAQSESLEIRERTGILPEGAELYDRLTGRQHVEFAIESKAADDDPDALLERVGIADAAEKKAGGYSKGMSQRLMLATALVGDPDLLILDEPSTGLDPNGAREMREIIREEKSRGATVFFSSHVLGQVEAVCDRVGILRDGDLIAEDTVEGLRDSMPTQTQLRVTLDQSPDASSAVIDAVEALDGVSSVTPDGRTLVVACESDAKTRVLQTIEDHDVTVEDFETGESSLEELFVAYTSDAKDEMGVVQ; this is translated from the coding sequence ATGGATGCAATCGATATCAACGGCGTAACGAAACGATACGGTTCGGAGACGGCGCTTGATGGACTCGACTTGACCGTCGAGCGCGGAGAAATCTACGGGTTTCTCGGTCCGAACGGTGCGGGTAAGTCGACGACGATCAATCTCATCCTCGATTTCATTCGGCCGACTGACGGCGAGGTGCGCGTGTTCGACCTCGACGCCCAGTCGGAGAGCCTCGAAATCCGTGAACGGACCGGAATCCTTCCCGAGGGGGCCGAACTGTACGACCGACTCACCGGCCGCCAACACGTCGAGTTCGCGATCGAATCGAAGGCGGCCGACGACGACCCTGACGCCCTCTTAGAGCGGGTGGGTATCGCAGATGCGGCCGAGAAAAAAGCGGGTGGGTACTCGAAGGGGATGTCCCAGCGCCTCATGCTCGCGACGGCGCTGGTCGGCGACCCGGACCTCCTGATACTCGACGAACCCTCGACGGGACTCGATCCCAACGGAGCCCGCGAGATGCGCGAAATCATCCGCGAGGAGAAATCGCGCGGCGCGACCGTGTTCTTTTCCTCGCACGTTCTCGGACAAGTCGAGGCGGTGTGCGATCGCGTCGGCATCCTCCGTGACGGCGACCTGATCGCGGAAGACACCGTCGAAGGTCTCCGCGACTCCATGCCGACCCAGACCCAGCTGCGGGTAACGCTCGATCAGAGCCCCGACGCCTCTTCGGCCGTGATCGATGCCGTCGAAGCGCTCGATGGCGTTTCGTCAGTGACTCCTGACGGACGGACACTCGTCGTCGCCTGCGAGAGCGATGCGAAGACGCGCGTACTACAGACGATCGAAGACCACGACGTGACCGTCGAGGACTTCGAAACCGGCGAGTCATCGCTCGAGGAGCTGTTCGTCGCGTACACGTCTGATGCAAAAGACGAGATGGGGGTGGTCCAATGA
- a CDS encoding ABC transporter permease codes for MNPLESLRLAWRSIRGHKLRSALTTLGIVIGIAAVIAFVSLGASLQAGIIGDISPDDQRSLYGWAAEPNTEGGPLAGAQPVFTQDDLEAVEELEDVEAAYGYATIQTQALSDGNETVAQGNGLVASGPSYIREEQLAEGRRFQMGEREAVINPAAAGQFEENVTVGDELTVAFLGGQRTTIEVVGITDTSEGLSPFEGFESSPRVYVPTDPYYTEQAARLGFGGGNGDTANGGGDDRGGGNESATDDPARFLAIVVEAPSDDQAAIDAAREAAVDYLESDRSDASERMGDDLEVQLRTSTELLQQLQDVLDLLRNFIVGIAAISLLVGSIGIANIMLVSVTERTREIGIMKAVGAQNRDVLGLFLTEAVILGVIGAILGTGLGLVAGYFGAQYIDLPLVYPLEYVALAIVVGMLVGVLAGLYPAWRAARTDPIDALRYE; via the coding sequence ATGAACCCGCTCGAAAGCCTTCGGCTGGCGTGGCGATCGATCCGCGGCCACAAGCTCCGGTCGGCGCTGACGACGCTTGGAATCGTAATCGGAATCGCCGCGGTGATTGCGTTCGTCAGTCTCGGCGCGAGCCTGCAAGCGGGAATTATCGGCGACATCAGTCCCGACGACCAGCGCAGCCTCTACGGCTGGGCAGCCGAACCGAACACCGAGGGCGGACCGCTGGCGGGTGCCCAGCCCGTCTTTACGCAGGATGACCTCGAGGCCGTCGAGGAACTCGAGGACGTCGAAGCGGCCTACGGCTACGCGACGATCCAGACGCAGGCACTCTCTGACGGCAACGAGACCGTCGCACAGGGGAATGGGCTGGTCGCATCGGGGCCGTCGTACATCCGCGAAGAGCAGTTGGCCGAGGGGAGACGGTTCCAGATGGGTGAACGAGAGGCGGTGATCAACCCCGCAGCAGCGGGCCAATTCGAAGAGAACGTCACCGTCGGCGATGAGCTCACCGTGGCGTTTCTGGGGGGCCAGCGCACCACGATCGAGGTGGTCGGCATCACCGACACCAGCGAGGGGCTGAGCCCGTTCGAAGGATTCGAGTCGTCGCCTCGGGTCTACGTGCCGACCGATCCGTACTACACGGAGCAGGCGGCCAGACTCGGGTTCGGCGGCGGGAACGGCGATACCGCGAACGGAGGAGGGGACGACCGCGGCGGTGGGAACGAGAGCGCCACCGACGACCCGGCACGCTTCCTCGCCATCGTCGTCGAGGCACCCTCCGACGATCAGGCGGCCATCGACGCCGCCCGCGAGGCTGCAGTCGACTACCTCGAGAGCGACCGCAGCGACGCGAGCGAGCGCATGGGAGACGACCTCGAGGTACAACTTCGAACGAGCACGGAGTTGCTCCAACAGCTTCAGGACGTGCTCGATCTCCTCCGGAACTTCATCGTGGGGATCGCTGCGATCTCATTGCTGGTCGGCTCGATCGGTATCGCGAACATCATGCTCGTCAGCGTCACCGAACGGACCCGCGAAATCGGTATCATGAAAGCCGTCGGCGCACAAAACCGAGACGTCCTCGGGCTGTTCCTGACCGAAGCGGTGATTCTCGGGGTGATAGGCGCGATACTGGGAACGGGACTGGGACTCGTCGCCGGGTATTTCGGGGCACAGTACATCGACCTCCCGCTGGTCTATCCCCTCGAGTACGTCGCGCTCGCTATCGTCGTCGGAATGCTCGTGGGAGTCCTCGCCGGACTGTATCCGGCCTGGCGGGCCGCGCGCACGGATCCGATAGACGCTCTCAGATACGAGTAG
- a CDS encoding ABC transporter ATP-binding protein produces MASSDTAVSLSNVRKTYRIGEPVHALDGVTLEVPRGAYIAIMGPSGSGKSTLMNLVGCLDTPSEGTVVVGGRDVGALSDRERTTLRGTEVGFVFQTFNLMPRLDALENVALPQLFQNVDRATRRDRARDLLERVGLADRADHLPNELSGGQRQRVALARALINDPAIVLADEPSGNLDTETESDILDLFDEFHGGGTTMLVVTHERHVAERADRIVHLLDGKIERIEELDGADEPTAGSAPDREPGDDTA; encoded by the coding sequence ATGGCGTCTTCGGACACGGCCGTTTCTCTCTCGAACGTCCGGAAAACGTATCGGATCGGCGAACCCGTCCACGCACTCGACGGTGTCACTCTCGAGGTACCACGCGGGGCCTATATCGCGATTATGGGGCCGAGCGGCTCCGGCAAGTCGACGCTCATGAATCTCGTGGGCTGCCTCGATACGCCGTCCGAAGGAACCGTGGTCGTCGGCGGTCGCGATGTCGGCGCGCTCAGCGACCGCGAACGCACCACCCTCCGGGGAACCGAGGTCGGATTCGTCTTCCAGACGTTCAACCTCATGCCGAGGCTGGACGCGCTCGAGAACGTGGCGCTGCCGCAACTGTTCCAGAACGTCGACCGAGCGACACGGCGGGACCGAGCGCGGGACCTCCTCGAGCGCGTGGGACTGGCCGATCGGGCGGACCATCTACCGAACGAACTGTCCGGCGGACAGCGACAGCGAGTTGCGTTGGCTCGGGCACTGATCAACGATCCAGCGATCGTACTGGCTGACGAACCGTCAGGGAATCTCGATACGGAGACTGAAAGCGATATACTCGACCTCTTCGACGAATTTCACGGGGGAGGGACAACGATGTTGGTCGTTACCCACGAGCGCCACGTCGCCGAACGAGCAGATCGAATCGTTCACCTCCTCGACGGGAAAATCGAACGAATCGAGGAGCTCGATGGTGCTGATGAACCGACAGCGGGATCGGCGCCAGATCGGGAACCGGGGGACGACACGGCATGA
- a CDS encoding DUF1931 family protein: MADLIVKAAVKEALDDKNVASDFYDALDEEVSELLDDAARRAEANDRKTVQPRDL, encoded by the coding sequence ATGGCAGACCTTATCGTCAAAGCCGCCGTTAAGGAAGCGCTCGATGACAAAAACGTCGCCTCGGATTTCTACGACGCACTCGACGAGGAAGTTTCCGAACTGCTCGACGACGCTGCCCGACGGGCAGAGGCCAACGACCGAAAGACGGTTCAGCCTCGCGACCTGTAA
- a CDS encoding DUF7563 family protein, with the protein MPKCDHCGAHVSEQFARVFADKHGKIHACISCSANAGIAEAAKERAHGT; encoded by the coding sequence ATGCCCAAGTGTGACCACTGTGGCGCGCACGTCTCCGAACAGTTCGCACGCGTCTTCGCTGACAAACACGGAAAAATCCACGCATGCATCAGTTGTTCAGCTAACGCCGGCATCGCAGAAGCTGCAAAAGAGCGCGCTCACGGTACCTGA
- the cysE gene encoding serine O-acetyltransferase has protein sequence MFRRLREDVRAMRKRDPAAKGWLEVLCCYPGLHAVWAHRLAHRCWNGGGAGRPFARLCSHIVRLLTGVEIHPAAEIGRRVTIDHGMGVVIGETAEIGDDVHMYHGVTLGGDTNEPIKRHPTVEDGVQIGANATLLGDITIGERAAVGAGSVVTRDVESGVTVAGSPAERVD, from the coding sequence ATGTTTAGGCGTCTCCGCGAGGACGTCCGAGCGATGCGCAAGCGGGATCCGGCCGCGAAGGGGTGGCTCGAGGTGCTTTGCTGTTATCCGGGCCTACACGCGGTCTGGGCTCACCGCCTCGCCCACCGCTGCTGGAACGGCGGCGGGGCCGGGCGACCGTTCGCGCGGCTATGCTCTCACATCGTTCGTCTGCTGACGGGGGTAGAGATCCATCCGGCCGCCGAAATCGGGCGGCGAGTGACGATCGATCACGGGATGGGCGTCGTCATCGGCGAAACGGCCGAGATCGGCGACGACGTCCATATGTACCACGGCGTCACGCTCGGCGGCGACACGAACGAACCGATAAAACGTCATCCGACGGTCGAAGACGGCGTACAGATCGGTGCCAACGCGACGCTGCTTGGTGACATCACGATCGGCGAACGGGCGGCTGTCGGCGCCGGGTCGGTCGTTACCCGAGACGTCGAATCCGGTGTGACCGTCGCCGGAAGTCCGGCGGAACGCGTCGATTGA
- a CDS encoding ABC transporter permease: MSSIIVAKKDFQDAVRSRALIGLTLLFALFTVGGSYLASEASSIFGSGGGSSTLDLLIALQTPASYLVPIIALFVGYGAIAGERESGSLKFLLGLPHRRRDVVLGKILGRTGVVVVSILVGFAVGLVALFAFVGSVSLRYYVLFTLMTVLFAFVYVCIGVGLSSMTRSTTRAAAGAFGFIVLFKLLWGTIGLVLMHFIEGEMLAQPMPDWYLVFVSVPPDSAFNSATSALLNATEFANTNGFSPENLPLIAEPWFGFVLLAAWALVPLGLGIWRFDSVDL, from the coding sequence ATGAGCTCGATCATCGTCGCGAAAAAGGACTTTCAGGACGCCGTTCGTTCGCGTGCGCTGATCGGTCTGACTCTCCTCTTTGCGCTGTTTACCGTCGGCGGCTCATACCTCGCATCAGAGGCATCGTCGATCTTTGGGTCGGGCGGCGGCAGTTCGACGTTGGATCTGCTCATCGCGCTGCAGACACCGGCGTCCTATCTGGTCCCAATCATTGCGCTGTTCGTCGGGTATGGTGCGATCGCCGGCGAGCGAGAGAGCGGGAGCCTCAAGTTCCTTCTCGGGCTTCCTCATCGTCGACGGGACGTCGTTCTCGGGAAGATCCTCGGTCGGACGGGCGTCGTCGTCGTGTCGATTCTGGTCGGCTTTGCCGTCGGATTGGTCGCCCTCTTTGCCTTCGTCGGCTCGGTCTCGCTTCGCTACTACGTCCTGTTTACCCTGATGACGGTACTGTTCGCGTTCGTCTACGTTTGTATCGGCGTCGGACTGTCCTCGATGACGCGGTCGACGACCAGAGCGGCCGCTGGCGCGTTCGGATTTATCGTGTTGTTCAAACTCCTTTGGGGGACCATCGGGCTGGTCTTGATGCACTTCATCGAGGGTGAGATGCTCGCGCAACCGATGCCTGACTGGTATCTCGTGTTCGTTTCGGTGCCGCCCGATAGCGCCTTTAATTCCGCGACCAGCGCCTTGTTAAACGCAACCGAGTTCGCGAACACCAACGGATTTAGTCCCGAGAACCTCCCGCTCATCGCCGAGCCGTGGTTCGGATTTGTCCTGCTTGCAGCCTGGGCGCTGGTGCCACTCGGGCTCGGAATCTGGCGCTTCGACAGCGTCGACCTCTGA
- the larB gene encoding nickel pincer cofactor biosynthesis protein LarB codes for MRELLEAVADGSLSPAQAEAELNGYVTGDAGRFDAARDQRRGVPEAIFAEGKSADQIVALAETALETTDRALLTRISPPQFEALESYVDETIPDATIERRETTVRVMAPDYEPPSIDAAVGIATGGTVDGPVAAEAEAVCLDAGVTIDRVDDIGVAALSRTLDQLERLRDADVLIVAAGREGALPTVVAGLVDTPVIGVPISSGYGYAGDGEGALAGMLQSCTVLSVVNIDAGFVAGAQAVLIARTIAAARD; via the coding sequence ATGCGAGAACTCCTCGAGGCTGTAGCTGACGGTTCGCTGTCGCCAGCCCAGGCTGAAGCGGAACTCAACGGGTACGTAACCGGCGATGCGGGCCGGTTCGATGCAGCCCGCGACCAGCGTCGCGGGGTCCCAGAGGCGATCTTCGCCGAGGGAAAGTCGGCCGACCAAATCGTCGCACTCGCCGAAACCGCTCTGGAAACGACGGATCGCGCGTTACTCACCCGGATATCTCCGCCTCAATTCGAAGCGCTCGAGAGTTACGTCGACGAGACGATCCCGGATGCGACGATCGAGCGGCGGGAGACGACGGTACGAGTGATGGCTCCCGACTACGAGCCGCCGTCGATCGACGCGGCGGTGGGGATCGCTACCGGTGGCACGGTCGACGGCCCAGTTGCTGCCGAGGCCGAAGCCGTCTGTTTGGATGCGGGGGTAACGATCGATCGAGTCGACGACATCGGCGTCGCGGCGCTTTCTCGAACGCTCGATCAACTCGAACGGCTCCGCGATGCGGACGTATTGATCGTCGCCGCCGGCCGGGAGGGCGCTCTGCCGACCGTCGTCGCCGGCCTCGTGGATACGCCGGTGATCGGCGTTCCGATCTCGAGCGGGTACGGCTACGCCGGCGACGGAGAGGGGGCGCTCGCCGGGATGCTTCAGTCCTGTACCGTTCTTTCGGTCGTCAACATCGATGCGGGATTCGTCGCCGGAGCGCAGGCCGTCCTGATTGCCCGAACGATCGCCGCGGCTCGCGACTGA
- a CDS encoding phosphoglucomutase/phosphomannomutase family protein, with protein METIRFGTDGWRAPLEEFTTPRVRMVGQAVATYLADEGLEGPIAVGYDARETSRGFAEELTRVLCANGFDVLLSDRDRPTPLVAYAIVDRDLAGGLVITASHNPPEYNGVKFIPHDGAPALPAVTDAIADRLAEPDPLPEDDHGTAREVDFAEPHADAAMALVEGITGSADLSELTVAYDAIHGSGRGTTDALLERAGASVKRLRCERDPDFGGGSPEPAAQNLDALIATVTDGDSDGVVDLGIANDGDADRIAVVTPERGYLNENLFFAALYEYLLEDESGSVVRSVSTTYLIDRVAEAHGETVHEVPVGFKWVARAMAERDALIGGEESGGFTVRGHVREKDGVLMALLAGAMHAEEPLDERIDRLLEDHGTVVQDKTSVDCPDDEKDRVLSDLEDEIPETVAGTTVEDVNTADGFKLLLADGSWLLVRPSGTEPVLRVYAEASDAERVRELLEAGEELLEPLV; from the coding sequence ATGGAGACGATTCGCTTCGGCACCGACGGTTGGCGGGCGCCACTCGAGGAGTTTACGACTCCACGGGTTCGGATGGTTGGGCAAGCGGTCGCGACGTATCTCGCTGACGAGGGCCTCGAGGGCCCCATCGCGGTGGGCTACGACGCTCGCGAAACGTCGCGAGGATTCGCCGAAGAACTTACGCGAGTGCTCTGTGCGAACGGCTTCGACGTGTTGCTTTCAGACCGGGACCGGCCGACCCCGCTTGTCGCCTACGCGATCGTCGACCGCGACCTCGCCGGCGGACTGGTGATCACCGCCTCACACAATCCGCCCGAGTACAACGGCGTAAAATTCATTCCCCACGACGGCGCACCGGCCCTGCCGGCCGTCACCGACGCCATCGCGGATCGTCTGGCCGAACCAGATCCGCTCCCCGAGGACGACCACGGAACCGCTCGCGAGGTCGACTTCGCCGAGCCACACGCCGACGCTGCTATGGCTCTCGTCGAGGGGATCACCGGCAGTGCCGACCTCTCTGAACTGACCGTCGCTTACGATGCCATCCACGGCAGCGGTCGCGGAACTACCGACGCCTTGCTCGAGCGCGCCGGCGCTTCCGTGAAACGATTGCGGTGCGAACGCGATCCGGATTTCGGCGGCGGCTCTCCGGAACCCGCCGCCCAGAATCTCGATGCGCTGATCGCGACGGTTACGGACGGCGACTCCGATGGTGTCGTGGACCTCGGAATCGCGAACGACGGCGATGCCGACCGAATCGCTGTCGTCACGCCCGAACGGGGATATCTCAACGAGAATCTCTTTTTCGCTGCGCTCTACGAGTACCTGCTCGAGGACGAGTCGGGTTCGGTCGTCCGTTCCGTTTCGACTACCTACCTGATCGATCGAGTCGCCGAGGCCCACGGCGAGACCGTCCACGAGGTCCCGGTCGGCTTCAAGTGGGTTGCCAGGGCGATGGCCGAACGCGACGCACTGATCGGCGGCGAGGAATCGGGCGGCTTCACCGTCCGGGGTCACGTCCGCGAGAAAGACGGTGTCCTGATGGCGCTGCTCGCCGGCGCGATGCACGCCGAAGAACCGTTAGACGAGCGGATCGACCGGTTGCTCGAGGATCACGGCACCGTCGTCCAGGACAAGACGAGCGTCGACTGCCCCGACGATGAGAAAGACCGTGTCCTGTCGGACCTCGAAGACGAGATCCCCGAGACCGTCGCCGGAACCACAGTGGAAGATGTAAACACTGCCGACGGCTTCAAACTCTTGTTGGCCGACGGCTCGTGGCTGCTCGTCCGTCCCAGCGGAACCGAGCCGGTATTGCGGGTCTACGCCGAAGCATCCGATGCAGAACGGGTTCGAGAACTGCTCGAGGCAGGAGAGGAACTGCTCGAGCCGCTGGTTTGA
- a CDS encoding DUF5518 domain-containing protein — protein sequence MVRSRTAVNALIGAVVGVVLSFIPLSPVIGGAVAGFLEGPDERAGTKVGALAGAVAFLPIAIGGFLVLGFLGFGLGFVGGAPAAGVFFLLIMIVSMLLFFLLYTVGLSALGGYLGAYFADEYPTKRRRTRETIGIESASDRSARSVDAAPIRDRDSRPDRNHDHDSETDRPSNRDADRDQNLGPSESTGNRNSDGDRDRDRAR from the coding sequence ATGGTCCGTAGTCGAACCGCCGTCAACGCGCTCATCGGTGCCGTCGTCGGCGTCGTCCTCTCGTTTATTCCGCTGTCGCCCGTCATCGGCGGTGCCGTCGCCGGCTTCCTCGAGGGCCCAGACGAACGTGCCGGAACGAAAGTAGGCGCTCTGGCCGGGGCAGTCGCGTTCCTCCCGATCGCGATCGGCGGGTTTCTCGTGCTCGGCTTTCTCGGGTTCGGTCTCGGATTCGTCGGTGGAGCCCCCGCAGCGGGTGTTTTCTTTCTCCTGATTATGATCGTCAGCATGCTCCTGTTTTTCCTCCTCTATACAGTCGGTCTGTCCGCACTCGGAGGGTATCTGGGCGCGTACTTCGCGGACGAATATCCGACGAAGCGACGGCGGACTCGAGAGACGATCGGAATCGAATCGGCGTCGGATCGATCCGCCCGCTCCGTCGATGCGGCTCCCATTCGCGACCGCGACTCGAGACCGGACCGAAATCACGATCACGACTCGGAAACGGACCGCCCGTCGAATCGGGACGCCGATCGCGATCAGAACCTGGGCCCCTCGGAATCCACCGGGAACCGGAACTCAGACGGGGACCGAGACCGGGATCGGGCCCGGTAA
- the rpiA gene encoding ribose-5-phosphate isomerase RpiA, translating to MKTEGGSDGAKRRAGDRAAEAVEDGFVVGLGTGSTAACAIRALGRAVDDGLEIRGIPTSFQARKLALEVGIPLTDLDAVDGVDVAIDGADQIVDAPDAPAHGALIKGGGGAHAREKLVDSAADRFVVVADPSKLTDRLDNPVPVEVLPDAHSVVADRIRELDGEPMLRNAERKDGPIVTDNGNLVLDCAFGAIDDPDGLAMQLSRLPGVVEHGLFVGLADMTYVGSEDGVDTRRY from the coding sequence ATGAAGACGGAGGGTGGTTCCGACGGAGCGAAACGTCGCGCCGGCGATCGTGCAGCCGAGGCGGTCGAAGACGGGTTCGTCGTTGGTCTGGGCACCGGCTCGACGGCCGCCTGCGCGATCCGGGCGCTCGGTCGTGCCGTCGACGACGGCCTCGAGATTCGCGGCATTCCCACCTCGTTTCAGGCCCGCAAACTCGCTCTCGAGGTCGGAATTCCGCTGACCGACCTCGATGCAGTCGACGGCGTTGACGTTGCGATCGATGGTGCGGATCAGATCGTCGATGCTCCCGATGCACCGGCACACGGCGCACTGATCAAAGGCGGCGGTGGGGCCCACGCGCGAGAGAAACTTGTCGATTCGGCGGCCGACCGGTTCGTCGTCGTCGCTGATCCCTCGAAACTGACTGACAGACTCGACAATCCGGTCCCGGTCGAAGTTCTCCCCGACGCCCACTCCGTGGTGGCAGATCGCATTCGAGAACTCGACGGTGAGCCGATGCTCCGGAACGCCGAACGAAAGGACGGACCGATCGTGACCGACAATGGCAACCTCGTACTCGACTGCGCGTTCGGTGCGATCGACGACCCAGACGGTCTAGCGATGCAACTCTCGAGGCTCCCGGGTGTTGTCGAACACGGATTGTTCGTCGGTCTTGCCGATATGACTTACGTCGGTTCCGAAGACGGAGTCGACACCCGTCGGTACTGA